Proteins co-encoded in one Pseudomonas beijingensis genomic window:
- a CDS encoding LysR family transcriptional regulator, which translates to MSSPDLNLLVTLDVLLSEGSVARAARRLRLSPSAMSRALARLRETTGDPLLVRAGRGLVPTPRALELREQVSQLVLQAQAVLRPVATPDLGRLNRTFTLRTREGFVENFAIDLIARIHEQAPGVRLRFVEKTDRDSTALREGTVDLETAVVDKDTSPELRTQALFSDRLIGVVRTGHPLSHAAVSAPGYAAGVHVGVSMRGLDHGLIDQALAALDLSREIVTTVPGFSSALGLARSSDLIASVPERYTTSLRVGLHSFALPFPVPGFTIAMLWHPRMDADPVHRWLRGCLREVCASKP; encoded by the coding sequence ATGTCTTCGCCTGACCTCAATCTACTCGTCACCCTCGATGTGCTGCTCTCGGAAGGCAGCGTGGCCCGCGCCGCCCGACGGTTGCGGCTCAGCCCATCGGCCATGAGCCGGGCATTGGCGCGGTTACGCGAAACCACCGGTGACCCGCTGTTGGTAAGGGCTGGGCGAGGGCTGGTGCCGACACCCCGTGCACTGGAGTTGCGCGAGCAGGTCAGCCAACTGGTGCTGCAGGCCCAGGCGGTGCTGCGGCCAGTGGCGACCCCGGACCTTGGCCGGTTGAACCGTACGTTCACGCTGCGCACCCGTGAAGGATTCGTGGAAAACTTCGCCATCGACCTGATCGCCCGTATCCACGAGCAAGCGCCGGGCGTGCGGTTGCGTTTCGTGGAAAAGACCGACCGGGACAGCACGGCGCTTCGCGAAGGCACCGTGGACCTGGAGACCGCCGTGGTGGACAAGGACACCAGCCCGGAACTGCGAACCCAGGCGTTGTTCAGCGACCGTTTGATTGGCGTGGTGCGCACGGGTCACCCGTTGAGCCACGCGGCGGTGAGTGCCCCCGGTTATGCGGCGGGCGTGCATGTCGGCGTCTCGATGCGCGGCCTGGACCATGGCCTTATCGACCAGGCCCTGGCGGCGCTGGACCTGTCCCGGGAAATCGTCACCACCGTGCCAGGTTTCTCTTCGGCGTTGGGGCTGGCGCGCTCCAGCGACCTGATTGCCAGCGTGCCTGAGCGCTACACCACCAGCCTGCGGGTCGGTCTGCACAGTTTCGCGCTGCCGTTCCCGGTGCCTGGATTCACGATCGCCATGCTCTGGCATCCGCGAATGGACGCCGACCCCGTGCATCGCTGGCTTCGGGGCTGTTTGCGGGAAGTGTGCGCAAGTAAACCATAG
- a CDS encoding type I secretion system permease/ATPase — protein MTKSRGAVAVPLFKALGAYKHILISVGCFTALINVLMLAPSIYMLQVYDRGLSSQNETTLAMLSLMVVGFFVFIGLLEIVRSFIVIRIGSQLERRFNLQVYKAAFERNLCQGEGNAGQSLGDLTHVRQFVTGPALFAFFDAPWFPIYLLVIYLFNVWLGVFATVGTLLLIGLACLNEAMTKKTLGQASVYSQRSSQLATSHLHNAETIQAMGMLDALRSRWFAVHSRFLGLQNQASDTGAVISALSKTLRLCLQSLVLGLGALLVIKGEMTAGMMIAGSILMGRVLSPIDQLIAVWKQWSGAKLAYRRLDALLQAYPSQDDAMALPPPKGQLSFEQVSAGPPGQRNATLQQVSFSLAAGEVLGILGASGSGKSTLARVLVGVWPTLGGKVRLDGADIHRWNRDQLGPYIGYLPQDIELFSGSIAENIARFREADPQKVVAAAQQAGVHELILRMPQGYDTVLGEDGSGLSGGQKQRVALARAMYDRPSLVVLDEPNSNLDTVGEAALAGAIAQMKAQGTSVVLITHRSSVLAQADKLLVLDEGRLQAFGPSQQVLRALSGQPDSQGNAPRHSPPNGPPATPNGLSMSRQYQAVGKPGGV, from the coding sequence ATGACTAAGAGCCGGGGCGCTGTCGCCGTGCCGTTGTTTAAAGCGCTGGGCGCTTATAAACACATTCTGATCAGTGTCGGTTGTTTTACTGCATTGATTAACGTCTTGATGCTTGCGCCGTCGATATACATGCTCCAAGTGTATGACCGCGGGTTGTCATCCCAAAACGAAACCACCCTGGCGATGTTGTCGTTGATGGTGGTCGGGTTCTTTGTGTTCATCGGACTGTTGGAAATAGTGCGCAGCTTCATTGTCATCCGCATCGGCAGTCAGTTGGAAAGACGCTTCAACCTCCAAGTGTACAAAGCTGCGTTCGAGCGCAATCTGTGTCAGGGCGAGGGCAATGCAGGGCAGTCCCTGGGCGACCTTACCCATGTTCGCCAATTTGTCACGGGACCTGCATTGTTCGCGTTCTTCGACGCGCCATGGTTCCCCATTTACTTGCTCGTGATTTATCTGTTCAACGTCTGGCTCGGTGTATTCGCCACCGTCGGCACACTGCTGCTGATCGGCCTGGCCTGCCTGAACGAAGCCATGACCAAAAAAACGTTGGGGCAGGCCAGTGTCTACTCACAACGGTCCAGCCAACTGGCCACCAGCCATTTGCACAATGCCGAGACCATCCAGGCCATGGGCATGCTCGACGCGCTACGCAGCCGCTGGTTCGCCGTGCACTCGCGTTTTCTCGGTCTGCAAAACCAGGCCAGTGACACCGGCGCGGTGATCAGTGCCTTGAGCAAGACTCTGCGTCTGTGCTTGCAGTCGCTGGTGCTGGGGTTGGGCGCGCTGTTGGTGATCAAGGGCGAGATGACCGCCGGAATGATGATTGCCGGCTCGATCCTGATGGGCCGGGTGTTGAGCCCCATCGACCAGTTGATTGCCGTGTGGAAGCAGTGGAGCGGAGCCAAGCTCGCCTATCGCCGCCTCGATGCGCTGTTGCAGGCTTACCCGTCACAGGATGATGCGATGGCGCTGCCGCCGCCCAAGGGCCAGCTGAGTTTCGAGCAGGTGAGCGCTGGCCCGCCGGGGCAACGCAATGCCACCCTGCAGCAGGTCAGCTTCAGCCTGGCGGCGGGGGAAGTCCTCGGGATTCTGGGGGCTTCGGGCTCCGGTAAATCCACCCTGGCTCGTGTGCTGGTCGGCGTGTGGCCGACACTGGGGGGAAAGGTGCGGCTCGATGGGGCGGATATTCATCGCTGGAATCGCGACCAGCTCGGCCCGTATATCGGCTATCTGCCCCAGGACATCGAGCTGTTCAGCGGCAGCATCGCCGAGAACATCGCCCGCTTTCGCGAGGCCGACCCGCAAAAAGTCGTCGCCGCCGCGCAACAGGCCGGCGTCCATGAGTTGATCCTGCGCATGCCCCAGGGCTACGACACCGTGCTGGGGGAAGACGGCAGCGGTTTGTCCGGCGGGCAGAAGCAACGGGTCGCCCTGGCCCGGGCGATGTACGACCGGCCGAGCCTGGTGGTGCTCGACGAGCCCAACTCCAACCTCGACACGGTTGGCGAGGCCGCGCTCGCCGGGGCCATTGCGCAGATGAAGGCCCAAGGCACCAGCGTCGTGCTGATCACCCATCGTTCCTCGGTATTGGCCCAGGCCGACAAGTTGCTGGTGCTTGATGAAGGTCGGCTACAGGCCTTCGGCCCGAGCCAGCAGGTGCTGCGGGCACTGTCCGGGCAGCCGGATTCACAGGGCAACGCGCCGCGCCATTCACCGCCAAACGGCCCCCCGGCGACCCCCAACGGACTGAGCATGAGTCGCCAGTACCAGGCAGTCGGCAAACCGGGTGGCGTATGA
- a CDS encoding MFS transporter produces the protein MKPINTQPNPPATATANRLFSPRWALASLALSTLLASLGASVAAVALPTLAQVLDASFQQVQWVVLAYLLAMTTLIVSVGRLGDLMGRRKLLLVGIALFTLASALCGLAPSLWLLVAGRALQGLGAAIMMTLTLALVGETVAQEKTGSAMGLLATLSAVGTAFGPSFGGLLISEFGWQALFLVNLPLGLLTLGLAWYALPMRQVPPKAEATRFDITGTVLLALTLATYALAMTSGRGNFGGLNVALLLAALVGGGLFVRVQSRSVSPLIPLAVFRDKSLVSGLATSALVATIMMATLLVGPFYLSIALGLPAALVGLVLATGPCVAALAGVPAGRLADRFGVQPMRLAGLATMALGCLMLSLVAPALGIAGYITAIVVTTLGYAFFQTANNTAVMADVAAQRRGVIAGLLNLSRNLGFFTGASVLGAVFATVAATNDITRASPEAVTNGLHTTFAVALAMAILAVVIALKYRVPEQFGEAKDTRSQV, from the coding sequence ATGAAACCCATCAACACGCAACCAAACCCGCCGGCAACCGCAACCGCAAACCGGCTCTTTTCACCTCGCTGGGCTTTGGCCAGCCTTGCGCTCTCAACGTTGCTGGCCTCCCTGGGCGCCAGTGTGGCCGCAGTGGCGTTGCCGACGCTGGCCCAGGTCCTCGATGCCTCTTTCCAACAGGTGCAATGGGTGGTGCTGGCCTATCTGCTCGCCATGACCACGCTGATTGTCAGCGTCGGCCGCTTGGGCGATCTGATGGGTCGTCGCAAGCTGCTATTGGTCGGTATCGCCCTGTTCACCTTGGCCTCGGCGTTGTGCGGCCTGGCTCCCTCGCTTTGGTTGCTGGTCGCGGGTCGGGCACTGCAAGGCCTGGGGGCTGCCATCATGATGACGCTGACCCTGGCCCTGGTCGGCGAAACAGTCGCCCAGGAGAAAACCGGCAGCGCCATGGGCCTGCTGGCCACGCTGTCGGCGGTGGGCACGGCCTTTGGGCCGTCCTTCGGCGGCCTGCTGATCAGCGAGTTCGGTTGGCAGGCCTTGTTTTTGGTCAACCTCCCCCTCGGCCTGCTGACGTTAGGGCTGGCGTGGTACGCGCTACCGATGCGGCAAGTGCCGCCGAAGGCTGAAGCGACTCGCTTCGATATCACCGGCACAGTGCTGTTGGCGTTGACGCTCGCCACCTATGCCTTGGCCATGACCTCCGGGCGCGGAAACTTTGGCGGGTTGAATGTTGCGTTGTTACTGGCCGCGCTGGTGGGCGGCGGGCTGTTCGTTCGGGTCCAGTCCCGGTCCGTGTCGCCGCTGATTCCCTTGGCAGTCTTTCGCGACAAGTCATTGGTTTCGGGCCTGGCGACGAGCGCCCTGGTCGCAACGATCATGATGGCGACGCTGCTGGTCGGGCCTTTTTACCTGTCCATCGCCCTCGGACTGCCAGCGGCCCTCGTCGGGCTGGTGCTGGCGACAGGGCCGTGCGTCGCAGCGCTGGCCGGAGTGCCTGCCGGACGCCTGGCGGACCGGTTCGGCGTGCAGCCCATGCGACTCGCCGGCCTGGCGACCATGGCCCTCGGCTGCCTGATGCTGTCACTGGTTGCCCCTGCCCTTGGCATCGCCGGCTATATCACCGCCATCGTGGTCACGACCCTGGGCTACGCGTTTTTCCAGACGGCCAACAACACGGCCGTCATGGCCGATGTGGCCGCCCAGAGGCGGGGTGTCATAGCCGGGCTGCTCAACCTGTCGCGCAACTTGGGTTTCTTCACCGGAGCCTCCGTGCTCGGCGCGGTGTTTGCGACTGTAGCGGCGACAAATGACATCACCCGCGCCAGCCCCGAGGCCGTGACGAACGGGTTGCACACGACCTTCGCCGTCGCCCTGGCGATGGCGATCCTGGCCGTGGTCATCGCCTTGAAATACCGCGTGCCAGAGCAGTTCGGCGAAGCCAAGGACACCCGTAGCCAAGTGTGA
- a CDS encoding serralysin family metalloprotease, with protein MSKVKNSAIDSAEQLLWAPQLAAPSNAFNQINSFSHQYDRGGNLTVNGKPSYSVDEAATQLLRDGAAYQDRDGSGKIELTYTFLTSASSSTMNKHGISGFSQFSVQQKGQAALAMQSWADVANVTFTEKTSGGDGHMTFGNYSGGQDGAAAFAYLPGTGAGYDGTSWYLINSSYTQNKNPDLNNYGRQTLTHEIGHTLGLAHPGDYNAGEGSPSYDDATYGQDTRGYSVMSYWSESNTNQNFSKGGVEAYASGPLMDDIAAIQKLYGANTTTRTGDSTYGFNSNTGRDFLSASSSSDKVVFSVWDAGGRDTLDFSGFTQNQKINLNDASFSDVGGMVGNVSIAQGAVIENAIGGSGSDLLIGNAVANELKGGAGNDILWGAGGSDKLWGGSGSDTFVFAASSDSRPGATDQILDFVSGLDKIDLTGITKGAGLHFVSAFTGAAGDTVLSTSGGNSLLSVDFSGHGVADFLVSTVGQAAVSDIVA; from the coding sequence ATGTCGAAAGTCAAAAACAGCGCTATTGATTCTGCCGAACAACTGCTCTGGGCTCCGCAATTGGCGGCGCCCAGTAATGCGTTCAACCAGATCAATAGTTTCAGCCATCAATACGACCGCGGCGGCAACCTGACCGTCAACGGCAAACCGTCGTACTCCGTCGACGAGGCGGCCACTCAATTGCTGCGCGACGGCGCGGCTTACCAGGACCGGGACGGCAGCGGCAAGATCGAGCTGACCTATACCTTCCTGACGTCTGCCTCTTCCAGCACCATGAACAAGCATGGGATCAGCGGCTTCAGCCAGTTCAGCGTCCAGCAGAAAGGCCAGGCCGCCCTGGCCATGCAATCCTGGGCGGACGTGGCCAATGTCACCTTCACCGAAAAAACCAGCGGTGGCGACGGTCACATGACCTTCGGCAACTACAGCGGCGGCCAGGATGGCGCCGCGGCGTTCGCTTATCTGCCGGGGACTGGCGCCGGTTATGACGGGACGTCCTGGTACCTGATCAACAGCAGCTACACCCAGAACAAGAACCCGGACCTGAACAATTACGGCCGCCAGACCCTGACCCACGAAATCGGTCACACCCTCGGCCTGGCCCACCCGGGTGACTACAACGCAGGTGAAGGCAGTCCGAGCTACGATGACGCCACCTATGGCCAGGATACCCGTGGCTACAGCGTCATGAGCTACTGGAGCGAAAGCAATACCAACCAGAACTTCAGCAAGGGCGGCGTCGAAGCCTACGCCTCGGGCCCGCTGATGGATGACATCGCGGCCATCCAGAAGCTCTACGGTGCCAACACCACGACCCGTACCGGCGACTCGACCTACGGTTTCAACTCCAACACCGGCCGCGATTTTCTCAGTGCCTCTTCGTCGTCGGACAAAGTGGTGTTTTCGGTATGGGACGCGGGCGGCCGCGACACCCTGGATTTCTCCGGGTTTACCCAGAACCAGAAAATCAACCTCAATGACGCCTCGTTCTCCGACGTGGGGGGCATGGTGGGTAACGTGTCCATCGCCCAAGGGGCAGTCATCGAAAATGCTATCGGCGGTTCGGGCAGCGACTTGCTGATCGGCAATGCGGTGGCCAACGAACTCAAGGGCGGTGCCGGCAACGATATCCTTTGGGGCGCCGGTGGCTCGGACAAGCTTTGGGGCGGCTCGGGTTCGGACACTTTTGTGTTCGCCGCCAGTTCCGACTCACGGCCGGGGGCGACGGACCAGATCCTCGATTTCGTCAGCGGCCTGGACAAGATCGATCTGACGGGCATCACCAAGGGTGCGGGCCTGCATTTTGTCAGCGCCTTCACCGGTGCGGCGGGGGATACGGTGCTGTCGACATCGGGTGGCAACAGCCTGTTGTCGGTGGACTTCTCCGGGCACGGCGTGGCTGACTTCCTGGTCAGCACCGTCGGCCAGGCAGCCGTTTCGGACATCGTGGCGTAA
- a CDS encoding pirin family protein has translation MLELRPFATLGAANHGWLDAHHHFSFAEYYDPQRMHWGNLRVWNDDVIAPGSGFPQHPHRDMEIITYVREGAISHQDNLGNKGRTEAGDVQVMSAGTGIAHSEYNLESTATRIFQIWIIPNEEGLAPSWGAKPFPKDSREGFVTLASGKAGDDQSLRIRADARLVAANLKAGESAEYRLDAGRRAYLVPATGLIEINGLRAQARDGVAIEDEQLLRVTAVEDSEIVLVDLA, from the coding sequence ATGCTCGAACTCAGGCCCTTCGCCACCTTGGGCGCCGCCAACCATGGCTGGCTGGATGCCCACCACCATTTTTCGTTCGCCGAGTATTACGACCCGCAACGCATGCACTGGGGCAACCTGCGCGTCTGGAACGATGATGTCATCGCCCCCGGCAGCGGTTTTCCTCAACACCCGCACCGGGACATGGAAATCATCACCTATGTGCGCGAAGGCGCGATCAGCCACCAGGACAACCTGGGCAACAAGGGCCGTACGGAGGCTGGCGATGTCCAGGTCATGAGCGCGGGCACCGGGATCGCCCACAGCGAGTACAACCTGGAATCGACGGCCACGCGCATTTTCCAGATATGGATCATTCCCAATGAAGAAGGCCTGGCACCGTCATGGGGCGCTAAACCGTTTCCCAAGGACTCGCGCGAAGGCTTCGTGACGTTAGCCAGTGGCAAGGCCGGCGACGACCAAAGCCTGCGAATTCGCGCCGACGCCCGGCTGGTAGCGGCCAACCTCAAGGCGGGTGAAAGTGCGGAATACCGACTGGATGCCGGACGACGAGCCTATCTTGTACCTGCCACAGGATTGATAGAAATCAATGGTTTGCGTGCACAAGCTCGAGATGGTGTTGCGATTGAAGATGAACAGCTTCTGCGGGTGACTGCGGTCGAAGACAGCGAAATCGTGCTCGTAGACCTGGCTTGA
- a CDS encoding AprI/Inh family metalloprotease inhibitor, protein MRRESMPCSVQATAGLLATLMMFCGEVAMARSLLLAEPSQLAGQWQAVLSSPQDTAQSQAMQDKPSNTCLVELKADQTLGGQTECLGHWLGDEPVHWFTEPDGLSLIGRQNSRVHLGLRQEHHYQVTLKSGLTLRLERPIQR, encoded by the coding sequence ATGCGTAGAGAATCGATGCCCTGTAGCGTTCAGGCAACCGCCGGGTTGCTCGCTACGTTGATGATGTTTTGTGGAGAAGTCGCCATGGCGCGCAGCCTGTTGTTAGCAGAACCCTCGCAGTTGGCCGGTCAGTGGCAGGCCGTTCTGTCGAGCCCGCAGGACACTGCGCAAAGCCAGGCGATGCAGGACAAACCATCCAACACCTGCCTTGTCGAGCTCAAGGCGGACCAAACCCTGGGCGGACAAACCGAATGCCTGGGCCACTGGCTGGGGGATGAACCGGTCCATTGGTTTACCGAACCCGATGGTCTTTCCCTGATTGGCAGACAGAACTCTAGAGTGCACCTGGGGTTGCGCCAAGAACATCATTATCAGGTCACTTTGAAGTCCGGCCTGACACTCAGGCTTGAGCGGCCGATCCAGCGTTAA
- a CDS encoding UvrD-helicase domain-containing protein — translation MSQHTPDLPPELLPLAQMPLLKRLAARLFGHGLTRLRAQHRASWLHGQADGFRSGHTAGFDYGYKEGRAEGLEEGRQVLLIRDSRSTEHPAPQVDDLLFDDWRLPLTAELKKRIKADVARLLPAHAQPSAAQWKMIFSDTPSTSVVAGAGAGKSTTLVLRIVLLSHYLGFELDSMTVVTFTRESRKDFIQKLIEVFALWGRTVSLKDARDLVRTFHSRILPMVRSLPGFERLQAFETLSHRAGADDDAQGNPFELRINDVQRRQLNACYYNLYQRDARFRELIQPLSRHALQLKELERDHPDVQKRVAVTELAAQRDEELCDAVEDLWFRAGAWPIKGIEPKRQTFEINGSTFHCHGYAPSLDAWVMLGFDPREDARLSRPGAKLSIRAEWAVKRTLFQAFCRKPLIWLESYEVSKRVVASMAGDASAGPGFDYKVKGELGSAPLLDCFVAAAGFIENLGLDVPDAVGRMSFAQDDPDRYFFEALSRYWRAFEDHLLDQSPPIMTYNRMFALFSEHSPENFKLLGDALLRPLSHLMIDEFQDVSPQIVSWLRASLREVRSRGPVLHVGRGAQRSSLLCVGDDWQSIYGWRGSSPSYFMAFNKQFPSPATTRVMLTDNYRSHQHIIDAAEHIVRAAAAIPGKKAKASGMPRSLSPVNVLDRDDEGLALRLDEHYRKGDSILMLYRKSSDKLLIEKYIHPIVNVDSSLPYDARRLRQMTYHSAKGLQADAVFLLGDCQHLSSSPYKNQVYRMAGLGQDGDAEPYDTAQKDEILRLAYVGITRAVQHCYWYVDGQDGQAANGPKASDRVAADKPFFADHRRKG, via the coding sequence GTGTCGCAACACACTCCTGATCTTCCCCCTGAGCTTTTACCCCTGGCCCAAATGCCGTTGCTCAAGCGCCTGGCCGCTCGGTTATTCGGCCATGGCCTGACGCGCCTGCGCGCCCAGCACCGAGCGTCCTGGTTGCACGGCCAGGCCGATGGTTTTCGCAGCGGCCATACCGCCGGTTTCGACTATGGCTATAAGGAAGGCCGGGCCGAAGGGCTTGAGGAGGGCCGCCAGGTCCTGTTGATCCGTGATTCCCGCAGTACGGAGCATCCGGCACCGCAGGTCGATGATTTGCTGTTCGATGACTGGCGCCTGCCGCTGACTGCCGAGCTGAAGAAACGCATCAAGGCGGATGTCGCCCGATTGCTGCCAGCGCACGCACAACCAAGTGCTGCGCAATGGAAGATGATTTTCAGCGACACACCGTCTACCTCGGTGGTCGCCGGGGCGGGTGCTGGCAAGTCGACGACCCTGGTGCTGCGTATTGTGTTGCTGTCCCACTACTTGGGGTTCGAACTGGACTCAATGACCGTGGTGACATTCACCCGGGAATCGCGCAAGGACTTCATTCAGAAATTGATCGAAGTGTTTGCCCTGTGGGGGCGAACCGTCAGCCTCAAGGACGCCCGTGACTTGGTGCGCACGTTCCATTCGCGCATCTTGCCCATGGTCCGTAGCCTGCCCGGGTTCGAGCGCCTCCAGGCCTTCGAGACCCTGAGTCATCGCGCCGGAGCGGACGACGACGCCCAAGGCAATCCCTTTGAACTGCGTATCAACGATGTCCAGCGCCGGCAACTCAACGCCTGTTATTACAACCTTTACCAGAGGGACGCGCGTTTCCGTGAGCTGATCCAGCCATTGTCCCGTCACGCCCTGCAACTCAAGGAGCTGGAGCGCGATCACCCTGATGTGCAAAAACGGGTGGCCGTGACCGAGCTGGCGGCCCAGCGCGACGAGGAATTGTGCGACGCCGTCGAAGACCTGTGGTTTCGCGCCGGTGCCTGGCCAATCAAGGGCATCGAGCCAAAACGACAAACCTTCGAAATCAATGGTTCGACATTCCACTGCCATGGCTACGCACCCTCACTGGATGCCTGGGTGATGCTGGGGTTCGATCCGCGGGAAGATGCCCGGCTCAGTCGTCCGGGTGCCAAGTTGAGCATCCGCGCGGAGTGGGCGGTAAAGCGCACCTTGTTTCAAGCTTTCTGTCGTAAGCCGCTGATCTGGCTCGAAAGTTACGAAGTATCCAAGCGTGTAGTGGCATCCATGGCCGGCGACGCCAGCGCTGGTCCCGGGTTCGACTATAAGGTCAAGGGTGAGCTGGGTTCGGCGCCATTGCTCGACTGTTTTGTCGCGGCGGCGGGATTTATCGAGAACCTTGGCCTGGACGTTCCGGATGCCGTAGGCCGGATGTCTTTTGCCCAGGATGATCCCGACCGGTATTTCTTCGAAGCGCTGAGCCGCTACTGGCGGGCATTCGAAGACCATTTGCTTGATCAATCGCCACCGATCATGACCTACAACCGCATGTTCGCGTTGTTCAGCGAGCACTCGCCGGAAAATTTCAAGTTGCTGGGTGATGCCTTACTGAGGCCGCTTTCGCACCTGATGATCGACGAGTTCCAGGACGTGTCACCGCAGATCGTCTCCTGGCTTCGCGCCAGTCTTCGGGAAGTCCGCAGCCGTGGGCCTGTGCTGCACGTGGGGCGCGGCGCCCAGCGTTCTTCCTTGTTGTGTGTCGGGGACGATTGGCAATCGATCTATGGCTGGCGCGGCAGTTCGCCGAGCTACTTCATGGCGTTCAACAAGCAATTCCCGTCACCCGCGACAACCCGAGTCATGCTTACGGACAACTATCGCAGTCACCAACACATCATCGATGCGGCCGAGCACATCGTGCGCGCGGCTGCGGCTATTCCGGGCAAAAAAGCCAAGGCCAGCGGTATGCCTCGCTCGCTGAGTCCGGTCAATGTGTTGGATCGAGACGATGAAGGGCTGGCCCTGCGATTGGATGAACACTATCGCAAAGGTGATTCCATCCTGATGTTGTATCGAAAAAGTAGCGATAAGTTACTGATAGAAAAGTATATTCATCCAATAGTTAATGTTGATTCTAGCTTGCCGTACGATGCCCGGCGGCTCAGGCAAATGACTTACCACAGTGCCAAGGGGCTCCAGGCCGATGCGGTGTTTTTGTTGGGCGACTGCCAGCACCTGAGCAGTTCGCCTTACAAGAATCAGGTTTATCGGATGGCTGGGCTGGGGCAGGACGGAGATGCTGAGCCTTACGACACGGCGCAAAAAGATGAAATTTTGCGTTTGGCGTATGTGGGGATCACTCGTGCAGTGCAGCATTGTTATTGGTATGTCGATGGGCAGGATGGGCAGGCGGCCAATGGGCCGAAGGCTTCGGATCGTGTTGCGGCGGACAAGCCTTTTTTTGCTGACCACCGGCGTAAAGGATAA